In Mucilaginibacter boryungensis, a single window of DNA contains:
- a CDS encoding dihydrofolate reductase family protein, with protein sequence MRKIRIFEHISLDGVIEHDGDYTYGAWTTPYRSPAGATMLFEAYGPGFDLLLARSTYDIFSGFWPTAGDFPMANAINAATKYIVTHRPDSLQWGPVKGLSGDIVAGIRDLKSTDGPDLIVVGSSTLTSVLLDQGLADEVVLITYPVLLGKGKRLLSDNIDARELAFVDSKATPTGLLINTYKHLGSLKK encoded by the coding sequence ATGAGAAAGATAAGGATCTTTGAACATATCTCGCTGGATGGCGTGATAGAACATGACGGCGACTACACCTATGGTGCGTGGACCACACCCTACAGAAGCCCTGCCGGGGCGACAATGCTTTTTGAGGCATACGGGCCGGGCTTTGACCTGTTGCTGGCCCGCAGCACCTATGATATATTTAGTGGCTTTTGGCCTACCGCCGGAGATTTTCCAATGGCCAACGCTATAAACGCTGCAACCAAATACATCGTTACCCATAGGCCTGATAGCCTGCAGTGGGGGCCGGTAAAAGGTTTGAGCGGTGACATTGTAGCGGGGATTCGCGACCTTAAGTCGACGGACGGTCCCGACCTGATCGTTGTAGGTAGTTCAACGCTAACATCCGTATTGCTTGACCAGGGTTTGGCCGATGAGGTTGTACTAATCACCTATCCGGTTTTGCTTGGCAAGGGTAAGCGCTTATTATCAGATAATATTGATGCCCGGGAGCTTGCTTTTGTTGACTCGAAGGCCACACCCACAGGTTTGCTCATTAACACTTATAAGCATCTGGGGTCATTGAAAAAATAA